cgacagtaagtcaagtagcccacggacacacacacatatccaaaacggccatgctagcgctcataaactacaagtggtttgcccgggcattactacccctgtcactagactagtgaaagcttttatagtctgtgcccgccacaacccgggtaaggtggaaaagaccccacagaaggtgacacccaagctgctgtatcccttccaaagactgcagatggattttatccagctaccaaaaagtggcacgtaggagtacgtgcttgtgtgcattgatctctttccagggtggccagaagcttctcccatgaccaaggctactgccagagccgcagccaagaagttggtgagtgagattttttctgcaggtttggacttctagagaccatagagtctggtcgcagaacccacttcactggacaggtaaagacctgaaacattgtccctcctgggtgtagaacaggcactgaacaccccttagcatccccaagttagtggtgggattgaaagactaaacagcactcttaagttagagatccgggaggccatggaagaaacagggaaaccatggcgcgaatgctttcctgctgcccaccattcagttaggatcacacccaccagaaagatgggattgtccccctttgaagtactttttggctgtgcacccagactaagcccctacttcccacagaccctatagctgatggcaggaaaccaggtggaacatgccacacagttgagccaggccttggaaaagctctgcaaaagtgtttctgattcctttttcagatccagacagagacctcaggacgcataacctgaagcctggagactacgggtggtgaagacacaccagagagagagtctggagcctcgctacgacggtcctttccaagtcttgctgaccagtgccacgtctgaagCTAGAGGAGATTTGGGAATATattcgagatgcttcccagaaccccaTGGCTTTGGAACATgaaccttgctgagaagggaggagtctgtaagatggtgggagtggcttgtcgcatatacatcccagatgacatcgccccctatggatccattacccatgctcgggaaaagattgaaggactgtccagggaactcaagagaaactctggggtggacactttgtcattcattttgtggttgggggattggaagggtttcctttaagtgggggtgatattggggactgtgattttgctcttgtcacttattgcgtgctgtgtggtccccctcatcaagtccaccatgtcccagatggccgtccatgcggtaagaaccacgacaggagaagtgcccggagcggaggatgatgctgcctgtttacaaacctatgaactatgggaactcagtgatgtgatttgagtgtgcagacctgtaacccctgagtgaccagcctccaggggatctggtgaagagttaacaagtccagcaggtacgggcttagcctatctgtgggtacctggagcttgaggaggtcgctcaggatggagttacaggccagcaggCCAGCAAaactcaaaaggggggaattgttaaggaggtcgcactggtttcggacgccatcttgactactgtccgccatcttagatacagcggccatgttccctaaccattgtcaagttaatgtcatgattcaaacttcattttatgtaacctgtttgctggcctgtcagctaatactctttgacatttaatgagaagccagtctgtcctcaaaGCTGCAtgataatatgattctggagccacttatcttctccttctcagcaaactagtataaacaatatctgtgtacaaggtctctgagaactgagcacaattaattcactttttttcccagaatatgctgatgtccaatagctttgcagtatactattcacacccctttgatgactcttctgtctgatatatattatgcattttgattattaaaggagagaagatcttgactaagagattgacgtatgtcttggtctctatgttcaatcatgaaagggttaattaggactcaccttacaaaagtcaagagggctgttggggccctgcataaaaatccctaacaatgcTTAAGAGAAAGCTTGCTCCTTTGCCATCTGTGTATTGAGTTCccatttacgctcctccgctgccagccctgaccttctgctctgcctctgacactGAAtatttgccgcctgtcttgacctcctgcctgtccctgaccacaaacttgccttctgactctgtacctcgccttggctgccactgcggacaaagtcacacctgtggaacggccTGGTGATACCAGGCCGCGGCAAATCCAACCCTCTTTGCAGTGGGCTTTGGTGAAgacagggtgccacttagactaatATAACCAGCACCTATTGGAATTATAGATTGTTTACCTTTCTAGTAATATGCACACTGTCTGTTTCGTGTTACATGCTTTTAGATGTCTCTTTGGGTTTTTTTAATCAAATGTATTTTTGTGTTGAATTATAAGATTAATTCTGTAATAAAGATTTGAAATATTCATGTATTGAAGTTTATATGTGTGCTCTTCTATGAAGGTTTATTAGGGATAATCTTAGTTTGTTGTGGTCCTCCAAATTGTTAGCAGTAACACTaggacaatatatatatttatccctGTAGTTGTAGATTTTTTGGTTTTCAAACATGTGTCATTGTCTTTATAGgggatctatgggaacctgtcactaggtgaatttgtaataaaatgtgttgacaggtttcctttaaacatttggGCTTAATTAGAGGacaatgaaaaaagtaaaaaaaatatgtactcgtTAAGGTGGTGAAGTGTGAAGGGTTATGTGTTTTTTATAGGCCACATGTTTATTGTTTTTCATATGTAACGTGTAtgaacatatactgtatacccacACACACTGACAAGAAAATTGAGTTATGTGCGTGGGACATAAGCAATACCACACGTAAAGGGCGCACAAAACTTCCATTGTGCGGTTCTCGCTATAAAAACATCTTGAAGCATAAACGCGGGAATGTCTTTTAGAAATCTGGCGCCAGTTGTTACTTTCAAAAACCCCACCTTTCTGAGAAAACCCCCATCATTGGCGCTAATATGTGTCCGTCATCGCCTAAGACccgcctcctgtcacctcccatACTCTCATTGgctgatattttttttataggcGTTGAAAGCAGGATGACGTATTCCTTTCATTGACGGATGCTAATGTGTCAAAGTAGAGTGGGAAAAAAAGTTACCACGTAGCCACCAATAAGAGCGCGGCTTTGTTAATAACACGGCGGAGCTCGTGACGTTATTCGCATCCAATAGAATCACTTGACAATCTGAAAGGTTTGTGTAACGTGAACTACGATTGGCTAATAGATGCGCCCGTCCTGCAGTGCTCGGGATCGCGCCTGGAGAGAGAAAGATGATTGGCTTTCATCAGGCGCGAAATCTAACGCGGGAAAAAGAGAAGAGAAGGACCGAGCAGCCGCCTCCTCTCGTCCATCACCCGCAGGTGTGCGTTGTGTGACAGCGGCCGGAGGGCATTGCGGATGGGTGGTGCAGTCTGCTCCTCCGAGGGCAGAGAAGAAGCCGCCGCGTCTCTAGAGAATGATGTCTGATGTGTGCCCATCCCCAGTCCTGCAGTGCCCCGCATCGCAAGACGCGTCTCCTCCCCGCCGGGTCTTGGTATCCGTAATCAAGGCGGTATCTCCGTCCTCCGCCCACACTCCGCTCAAGCCCCGCCGCCCGCCCTTCTCTGCCGGGACCCCGGGAGCCGCTCAGCTAAGCCCAGTCCCGACCAGCCCCGGCTTCAGTGACTTCATGGTTTATCCGTGGCGGTGGGGCGAGAACGCACACAACGTCACCCTGAGCCCCGGACCTCCCGCGCGACACCAACCGCCTGCCCCCGAGCCCGGCCGCGATACCGTCCATGATGTCGTTAGGACCGGAGCCGCCGAGAGCGGCAGTGGGACAAGCGAAGACGCCTCTCTGAGGGTGCGTGGTAGTGTACTGCTGAGGGGAGCCAACTAAACCTGCCTCATACTTGTAGTATTGCCTGATGTCTTGTGGCTGGATGTGTGTGCCCCATTGTTTAATGTATTACTGCTCTACACCGACTGTCCCTTTAAAGGGACACACCACCAGCACCCATAGCTGCTGTGGCAGAGGGGCCTAAGTGCCCTTATGTAGCTACCTGTCTACTTCACCTGCACAATGGCTAATCACTTGTTAAGTTTAGTGCTGGGTCTGGTACTAGCAGATGTTTTCTCACTGTGACCTAAACTTTCCTTGTGGTGTAAGACTTGGGTCTATGACAGGACATCCAATAGCTTGTTGAATGAGGATCTGAGATGTGTCTAgtgtgaccactgcagccaatcactagccACAACACTGACATCACCAATAAAGCCAGTGATTGCCCCCAGCAGTCCCATTCATGTCGCTGCTGGAATGGGGAGTATGGAAGTTTTGGTTAAATAGATGCTATCAGTCATAGAAGAGTGTGAGTTCTGATAAGCAGGCCACAGGAAACAGTAAGTCCATAGCTTATAGTATGCATGTAGGATCACAGACCTGCAGTTGGTGGTTTTCATGGGCTGACCACAGTGCCAAGGGCTCACGTCTTAATGATATAATGCACGGAGTCCAGTTGTGTGTTGGTGCTCCTGTTTTGAGAAAtgagggactccatgcatcatatagtGCTGTGATGATGCAAGGGTCACATACTCTGCACTCTGTGAAATAGATGATTCAAAGACCGACCAGTTGTCTGCTTTAGCTCATAGGTCAGATATTGGTTAGCGATAATACATTCATGAATTGTCTGGCTTCTAATAGTTGATATACTTTGTTTATGCTTTTTGTTGCAAGGTAAACCATTTACTTCTGTCGCTGTGGTGTTCTTTCTGGTACACTAGATGGCGTATGTGCACTCTTTACTTTGTGCAATTCACCTTCTCCTAAAAactttctttatatatttttgggTTCTCTTGAGGTTTTTATATTAACAGAACTAAACTCAAATCTGAGCTAATGAAAACTTTAGAACTTGTACGATGTGTAATTTGTATGATCATAATGTAAACTCAAATGTTCACACAATTGGGAGAGAGTCAGCCCCAGTAGAAAATTACATTCTGAAAATGGCTTAGTGGTGACAGGCCATCCTCCCTTCTTACACCAAATCTTTATAGAAACTTTGTTTTACCTTTTGTAGGATGGAATAAGACGTGGCCGCCCCAGGGCTGAAACGGTTCGGGACTTAATAAATGAGGGAGAGCACTCGTCCAGCAGAATTCGGTGCAATATTTGCAACAGAGTGTTTCCCCGGGAGAAATCTTTGCAGGCACATAAAAGGACTCATACAGGTAGGATTCTTTCTCTATGCaaggcttttttcttttttttgcaggTTACTGTTGGGACTCACAATAATAGTTATCTACTATTTAGATATATAGTTCTCTAGAGCGTTGCATAGGGTTTATGTACCAGCAGAATCAACATTACTGATGGCACATTAAGCAATTAAAGGCACTGCTCACAACCTCTGTGGTAGAAATTTGTCCTTTTACTAAAATGTTAGTCTACAGCCACTTAAGGGGgttctctaaaaataaaaaagaactttCTCTTTAATTGAACACCCCCACCAGATCAAACGGTTTGTTCCTAAAAATCAAATAACGCCACaaagaggaaacaaaaaccaaaatgtcacaagcataaaataacaattaAGAGATCCATTTAAAAAGGCAACATACACTAAAAAGGCCACAATGGTCAAAAATGACTTGATATACATAATAATCACAGTAGGCCTGTATAGAGCTATAGTAAGACCCAATCAAGGTGCTTAAAAGGGGGTGGGCCCCCTTggtctgtatatatttgtgtacaggcagtccccgggttacatacaagataggatctgtaggttttgttcttaagttgaatttgtatgtaagtcggaactgtatattttatcattgtaatcccagccagaacttttttggtctctgcgacaattggattttaaaaatgttgggttgtcataagaatcaatattaacactaaagcttcattacatttgataactgttacagctgatcattgtagcctaggactaaagtacaataaattaccaatatccagtggtccgtttgtaactaggggtcgtatgtaagtcgagtgttcttaagtaggggacggcctgtatatgTTCTCAGGGGGGATGTGCAATAATTGTTTTTAAGCAAATACCTTGGCTAGTTCTGAGGACTATACCTCTATACAGGCTTACTGTGATTATGTATACAAGTCATTTTGACCATTGGTGGCGTTTTTGTGTATGTTTGTTTTAAATGGATTTTATTATTGTTCTGATGAAGCGTTTATGCTTTCTACATGTGTCCTGAAACAGCACTGGGAATGGGGACCTGTGGGTGTGGGCAGCCACATCGACAGTCCAGAAGCAGAACTTTcgtgcccctgtatgtttacaGACAAGACAGCGGCGTAGTATTTTATGCTCCCATCCTTATTTTTCTGCTTGGATGACTTTCAGTGTAACAAGAATAAAGATTGATTACTATTGCATTGTTTTAAGGTGAGCGACCTTACCTCTGTGACTATCCTGATTGTGGGAAAGCCTTTGTTCAGAGCGGGCAGCTGAAGACACACCAGCGGCTTCACACTGGTGAAAAACCATTTGTGTGCTCAGAAAATGGTAAGTGTGGAGGATTCTTTCCATTTGTAATACGTGGGGGCACAGACAAACTGATGACAGAAGCCTCTCATTAGCAGTAGCTCTATGTTTTGCTGTTTTTATATTTCATCATTGGGAAGTGAGAAAGACAACACAAATCCTTGTAATTTTACTGGCTCACACTGTCTCATGGTCTGATTGAATTTTGGGATAGGTAGCAATAACTAAGTATACTTAC
The DNA window shown above is from Engystomops pustulosus chromosome 1, aEngPut4.maternal, whole genome shotgun sequence and carries:
- the ZNF367 gene encoding zinc finger protein 367 translates to MMSDVCPSPVLQCPASQDASPPRRVLVSVIKAVSPSSAHTPLKPRRPPFSAGTPGAAQLSPVPTSPGFSDFMVYPWRWGENAHNVTLSPGPPARHQPPAPEPGRDTVHDVVRTGAAESGSGTSEDASLRDGIRRGRPRAETVRDLINEGEHSSSRIRCNICNRVFPREKSLQAHKRTHTGERPYLCDYPDCGKAFVQSGQLKTHQRLHTGEKPFVCSENGCMSRFTHANRHCSKHPYARLRREEPGNKEGKNQVANNKDTAEWLAKHWERQEQLVPTLKMKSLQKADQEQQDPLEYLQSDEDEEDEKNGPHSAARRRLQEQRERMHGALALIELANLASAQLRQ